The genome window CGCGATCCTGCAGGGCGCGCGCTCGTTCGAACTGCGCACCGCAACGAGCCTCGCACGCCTGTGGCGTGACCAGGGCCAGCGCGCCGAGGCGCGCGACTTCCTCGCCCCGATCTACGCGACGTTCACCGAGGGCTTCGACACCCGGGACTTGCTCGGCGCGAAGACGCTGCTGGAGGGCGTGTGGTGATCGCGACCCTCAGCGGTCGGGGGTGGAGGCGCTCCAGCCACCACGGGACATTCAGTCCGGCGCCCTCCCGCTCGATGATCGCCGTCAGCTGCCTGCCCTCTGATGCGGGCGTCACTTCCGAGGGACCCTGCGCAGACCATCGATGCCGCGCGATGACTCGCTCAGCTTGCCGACGCGCTCCCCTGACGCCCGGAAACGGCCTTCATCGATGCGCGTCGCTACTCGCGGAGCTGCGATGGCGACCAGCGGATCTCGGCGCGGTTGCCGGTCATGCGCAACCGGTAGCGATGCCGAGCGCACGACAGACGGCGCGCATTTTCTCGGGACCGAGCTGGCCGACGTGGCGCGTCAGCCTTGCCTGCTCGACCGTCTGCACATGATCGAGGTTCACCGCCGAGTCGTGCTTGAGCCCTTCCGCGGTCCCCACGACAACCTCACTCGGGATGCCGCGGATCGTGGAGGTCACCGGCGCCACCATTACCGTGTGCAGCGCCTCGATCGCCTCGGAACGACTCAGCACCACGACCGGCCGCCGCTTGTCCGGCTTCCGAAAGGCGTACGTCCAGATTTCGCCACGGGCTAATCGTCGGGCCATTCGCCCTCATCCGCCCAGCCCTCGAGCTCGCGTTCGCTGCCGCCCCGATATCCTCGCCGGTACGCTTCGGCGATCGAGTCCTTCCGTTTGCGCCGGAGGTATTCGGTCGTCGCTCGTCGCATGACGGCCGACCGTCCGTCACGTTTCACCTCCGGGTCTGCATCGAGCTCGGCGAGAAGGCGCTCATCCACTGTTATCTGTATAGCCCGCATAGGGGTAAAGTATGTGGATGAGCCATAGAGATCAAGGAGCATCGGTATGATGCGGAGGATCGACATTCCTGGCCGGCGTGATACCCGGCCATCTCGGGCGTGGACCGGGTCGCCGCGCGCGGACCCGGGGTGGGTCATGCTCGCGAGAAAACCCGAACCGCCCCGGCTTTGTCGGAGGCTCTGGACCGAGCTGAAGTGGCTCGAGCGTTGTCGGTGGAAGCCGAGATCGCTACCCTGGATGGACCAATTTTCTGGTCGACAGGAGAACTCGATGGCGAAGGCGTTGCCCATCTCGGAGGTCAAGACCCATCTGCCGGAGCTCGTCACCGGCGTGGCCCAACGTGAGGAGGAGATCATCGTCACGCGCAGGGGCAAGCCCGCCGCAGTCTTGGTGAACTTCGCCGAGTACGAGCGCCTGAAAGCCACGCTCGACGTCCTCAGCGATCCGGATCTGATGGATCAGATTCGGAAGAGCCGCCGATTCTACGCGTCCGGGAAGCGCGGGCGTTCGTTCGAGGACGTCTTCGAGGAGCCGCTCGGCTCCACCAGCAAACGGCGGCGGTGAAAACCATCCGTCGGCTCGACATCCCGCCTCATGTCGCCGACATGATCCGTGCCCTGCCGTCGGAGGTGAAGCGGGGCGTCAAGGAAGCCCTCCGGCTCCTGGCCCGTGATCCGGCTGCGGGGGAACCGCTGCGGCGCGACCTGGAGGGATACTGGAAGTATCGCGTCCGTCGCTTCCGGATCGTCTACCAACCCAGGTATCGCGTGGTGCGAGTCGTCGCCGTTGGGCATCGGCGAACCATCTACGAAGAAGCCGGCGAGCGCTTGCGCGGGCGGTGACTCTGGTGGTCGCGTAACGTCCTTGCCCTTCCCGGTCGCGAACG of Deltaproteobacteria bacterium contains these proteins:
- a CDS encoding type II toxin-antitoxin system PemK/MazF family toxin yields the protein MARRLARGEIWTYAFRKPDKRRPVVVLSRSEAIEALHTVMVAPVTSTIRGIPSEVVVGTAEGLKHDSAVNLDHVQTVEQARLTRHVGQLGPEKMRAVCRALGIATGCA
- a CDS encoding type II toxin-antitoxin system Phd/YefM family antitoxin yields the protein MAKALPISEVKTHLPELVTGVAQREEEIIVTRRGKPAAVLVNFAEYERLKATLDVLSDPDLMDQIRKSRRFYASGKRGRSFEDVFEEPLGSTSKRRR
- a CDS encoding type II toxin-antitoxin system RelE/ParE family toxin, which translates into the protein MRRLDIPPHVADMIRALPSEVKRGVKEALRLLARDPAAGEPLRRDLEGYWKYRVRRFRIVYQPRYRVVRVVAVGHRRTIYEEAGERLRGR